One part of the Sneathia vaginalis genome encodes these proteins:
- a CDS encoding MFS transporter: MKTFKYLLMQMFYWACFCAIFSFANPYLSSKGVPVSTIGTILAIASILSVIIQPYLAKLIDTYEFFTVRSSILLSLIVSVFAIILMIICDNPLILYTSYTIALCGFLNVQTFMYPFIFEYMSRGYKVNFGFARGMGSVSYAIASYILGTLSVKYSLNFLPMYFLVLTVLVILMILTFRPLGKIKKHEEHLPDVSLRDFYNRNKSFFVVLLSVVLLFFTHNVLNNFLRNILLSVNYGTYEVGVCYTVASIIEFPVMASIPLLHKKFSYYTLFLVSAVGFSLKAIMLVIGTLSGDIYLIYFSQLFQALGFALYIPVSLFYITDTFETRDVIKAQAYIGTALTLGSILGNYIGAQICQNISIFALLVISTIISMLGTVLIIKCAKK, translated from the coding sequence ATGAAAACTTTTAAATATTTATTAATGCAAATGTTTTATTGGGCATGTTTTTGTGCAATATTCTCATTTGCAAATCCATACCTTAGCTCTAAGGGCGTCCCAGTTTCGACTATAGGAACGATTTTAGCAATAGCTTCTATACTATCAGTAATAATACAACCTTACTTAGCTAAACTGATAGACACATATGAATTCTTTACAGTTAGAAGTTCAATTTTGCTATCACTAATTGTTTCTGTGTTTGCAATAATTTTAATGATAATATGTGATAATCCACTAATACTATACACTAGCTATACAATAGCTTTATGTGGTTTTTTAAATGTACAAACTTTTATGTATCCCTTCATATTTGAATATATGAGTAGAGGCTACAAAGTTAATTTTGGTTTTGCTAGAGGTATGGGTTCAGTTTCATACGCTATAGCCTCATACATACTAGGAACATTAAGTGTAAAATACTCACTTAACTTTTTACCTATGTATTTTCTAGTATTAACAGTTCTAGTTATTCTTATGATACTAACATTTAGACCACTTGGTAAAATTAAAAAGCATGAAGAACATCTACCTGATGTAAGTCTTCGTGATTTTTACAATAGAAACAAAAGTTTCTTTGTTGTACTTCTATCTGTTGTACTACTTTTTTTCACTCATAATGTACTTAATAATTTTTTAAGAAATATATTATTAAGCGTAAATTATGGAACTTATGAAGTAGGCGTTTGCTATACAGTAGCTTCTATAATTGAATTTCCAGTTATGGCATCAATACCATTACTACATAAAAAATTCAGTTACTACACTCTTTTCTTAGTATCAGCAGTAGGATTTAGTTTAAAGGCAATTATGTTAGTTATTGGTACTTTATCTGGTGATATATACTTAATCTATTTTTCACAACTATTCCAAGCACTAGGTTTTGCCCTATACATACCAGTTTCATTATTCTACATAACAGATACTTTTGAAACAAGAGATGTAATTAAGGCTCAAGCATATATAGGTACTGCTCTAACATTAGGAAGTATTTTAGGTAACTACATAGGTGCACAAATTTGTCAAAATATTTCTATTTTCGCACTATTGGTTATAAGCACAATAATTTCAATGTTAGGTACTGTATTAATAATTAAATGTGCTAAAAAGTGA
- a CDS encoding EamA family transporter, with protein sequence MNKKYYGIFLAAFSSTLWGIGGNFTQYIFNNSNFNYISLVAVRMFVAGILFILYGAYKDGINKAYDMVNNRYKFFDLLIYSIFGMLGVQLPFFATIQYSSAPFATLMQFGAPILVIIFVCLKYKKKPQISEVICTLLILLGVFFVVTNGSTKQLSIDPRAILWGLVTSFGYAFYIIDAKKFFRWPTSFLMGFSMIIGSVLLLPFYNVLIALSYFKDLKILFAFLVVIIIGTVIPFYLLIESSRYIKPTLTCMLAVFEPVVSLLIAINFMGEIFGIFQLFGIVIILLSIIVVSKYSKN encoded by the coding sequence ATGAACAAAAAATATTATGGTATTTTTCTTGCTGCTTTTAGCTCTACTCTATGGGGTATAGGTGGTAATTTTACTCAATATATATTTAATAATTCTAATTTCAACTATATCTCTCTTGTAGCTGTTAGAATGTTTGTTGCAGGTATTTTATTCATACTTTATGGTGCGTATAAAGATGGGATAAATAAGGCATATGATATGGTTAATAATAGATACAAATTCTTTGATCTTTTGATCTACTCAATATTTGGTATGCTGGGTGTACAACTACCTTTTTTTGCAACAATACAATATAGTTCAGCACCTTTTGCAACATTAATGCAATTTGGTGCTCCAATATTAGTAATCATATTTGTTTGTTTAAAATACAAAAAAAAGCCTCAAATATCTGAGGTTATTTGTACCCTACTGATACTTCTTGGTGTATTTTTCGTTGTAACTAATGGTAGTACAAAACAATTATCTATAGACCCTCGTGCAATATTATGGGGACTTGTTACTTCATTTGGTTATGCTTTCTACATCATAGATGCAAAAAAATTCTTTAGATGGCCTACATCATTTTTAATGGGATTTAGTATGATAATAGGTTCGGTATTACTACTACCTTTCTACAACGTACTAATAGCACTATCATATTTTAAAGATTTAAAAATATTATTTGCATTCTTAGTTGTAATAATTATCGGTACTGTTATACCATTTTATCTACTAATAGAAAGCTCAAGATATATAAAGCCTACACTTACTTGTATGTTAGCTGTATTTGAACCAGTAGTATCACTTTTAATTGCAATCAATTTTATGGGAGAAATTTTTGGAATATTTCAATTATTTGGAATTGTAATTATCCTACTATCTATCATAGTTGTAAGTAAATATTCAAAAAATTAA
- a CDS encoding DUF1846 domain-containing protein, with protein MKIGFSHEKYLTEQSKYILERVNEYDKLYIEFGGKLFSDLHAKRILPGFKKDAKVELLKKLKDKLEVVICVYSGDIERNKLRGDLGITYDTEVLRIIDKLNSNELKVNSVVITRYEGQPSAKIFKQKLESRGIKVYLFEPTMGYPNDIDVIVSDEGFGKRPYIETTRPIVVVTAPGPGSGKLATCLSQLYNEHKRGVNVGYAKFETFPVWNLPLKHPVNIAYEAATVDLKDVNMIDPFHLNAYGINAVNYNRDIEAFPILKRIIEKIKGYAVYKSPTDMGVNRLATGIIDDEVVRKASCDEIIRRMFKTACEYKKGYVDLETSNRAKMIMEELNLKETDRNCVVPARQKASISGMPSMAIELDDGVIICGRKTDTMDSAASAILNSLKHLAKITDNIHLISPSVLTPMLDLKEKLGYESPILTVEEVLYALSISAATNPTAGLALTMLDRLKNAQAHSTTLLNSKDEQIFTRLEIDVTCDPVFASDKLYY; from the coding sequence ATGAAAATTGGATTTAGTCACGAAAAGTATCTTACAGAACAATCAAAATACATTCTAGAACGTGTAAATGAGTACGACAAGCTATACATTGAATTTGGAGGTAAATTATTCTCTGACTTACACGCAAAAAGAATATTGCCTGGTTTTAAAAAAGATGCTAAAGTGGAACTTTTAAAAAAATTAAAGGATAAATTGGAAGTTGTTATTTGTGTTTATTCTGGTGATATCGAAAGAAACAAATTAAGAGGAGATTTAGGTATCACTTACGACACTGAAGTTTTAAGAATCATTGACAAGTTAAATTCAAACGAACTTAAAGTTAATAGTGTTGTAATAACACGTTATGAAGGACAACCTTCTGCTAAAATATTCAAGCAAAAGCTTGAAAGTAGAGGTATAAAGGTTTATCTATTTGAACCTACTATGGGATACCCAAATGACATTGATGTTATCGTTAGTGACGAAGGATTTGGAAAAAGACCATATATTGAAACAACAAGACCTATAGTTGTAGTTACTGCTCCAGGACCTGGTTCTGGTAAACTTGCAACTTGCCTATCTCAACTATACAATGAACACAAAAGAGGCGTAAATGTTGGATATGCTAAATTTGAAACTTTCCCTGTGTGGAATTTACCATTAAAACACCCTGTTAATATTGCATACGAAGCAGCAACAGTGGATTTAAAAGATGTTAATATGATAGATCCATTCCACTTAAATGCTTATGGTATTAACGCTGTAAATTACAATAGAGATATCGAAGCATTCCCTATTTTAAAAAGAATAATTGAAAAAATTAAGGGATATGCAGTGTATAAGTCTCCTACTGATATGGGTGTTAATAGACTTGCAACTGGTATAATTGACGATGAAGTTGTAAGAAAAGCTTCTTGCGATGAAATTATTCGTAGAATGTTTAAGACTGCTTGTGAATACAAGAAAGGTTATGTAGATTTAGAAACTTCAAATCGTGCTAAGATGATAATGGAAGAACTAAATCTAAAAGAAACTGATAGAAACTGTGTAGTACCTGCTAGACAAAAAGCAAGTATTTCAGGTATGCCATCAATGGCAATTGAATTAGATGATGGAGTAATTATTTGTGGTAGAAAAACAGATACTATGGATTCAGCAGCTAGTGCTATACTAAACTCACTAAAACATCTTGCAAAAATTACTGATAATATTCACTTAATTTCACCAAGTGTTTTAACTCCAATGCTAGATTTAAAAGAAAAATTAGGATATGAAAGTCCTATACTTACTGTTGAAGAAGTACTATATGCACTATCAATATCTGCAGCAACTAACCCAACAGCTGGGCTTGCACTAACTATGTTAGATAGACTAAAAAATGCTCAAGCACATTCAACAACATTATTAAATTCAAAAGATGAACAAATATTCACAAGACTTGAAATAGATGTTACTTGTGATCCTGTATTTGCATCAGATAAATTATATTACTAA
- a CDS encoding trimeric intracellular cation channel family protein, with amino-acid sequence MFIENFTYIANLIGVIAFAASGVIKGMKHKLDILGIIVLAVMTAVGGGIIRDVLVNKVPYVLTNTQDIVVATITAIVLFLFLKKYKNKKRSFFKELLVMDAIGLSIFTIIGAKIAINANVSVLSVSIFATITGVGGGVIRDILVGEIPIILKEDVYAFLCFFGSIIYYYLPRIFISDIVIFLLILIIRLLIIKYKVNLPK; translated from the coding sequence ATGTTTATTGAAAATTTTACATATATAGCTAATTTAATAGGAGTCATTGCCTTTGCAGCTTCTGGTGTAATAAAGGGCATGAAGCATAAGTTAGATATATTGGGTATAATAGTTTTAGCAGTTATGACAGCTGTTGGTGGTGGAATAATACGTGATGTTTTGGTTAATAAGGTGCCGTATGTACTAACAAATACACAGGATATAGTAGTTGCGACTATTACTGCTATAGTACTATTCCTATTTTTAAAAAAGTATAAGAATAAAAAGAGATCATTTTTTAAGGAACTATTAGTTATGGATGCAATAGGACTATCAATATTTACTATTATTGGTGCAAAAATTGCAATTAATGCAAATGTTTCTGTACTATCAGTTTCAATATTTGCAACTATAACAGGAGTAGGTGGTGGAGTAATAAGGGATATATTAGTAGGTGAAATCCCTATAATCCTAAAAGAAGACGTATATGCATTTTTATGTTTTTTTGGCTCTATCATATATTACTACCTACCACGTATCTTTATTAGTGACATAGTAATATTCCTATTGATCCTAATAATCAGGTTGCTTATTATCAAATACAAAGTAAATTTACCAAAATAA
- a CDS encoding 3'-5' exonuclease has protein sequence MNKKIIFFDVETNGLKGSSVLSMSAMKMSFNTENLEMYKVGEFNRFYYRNPGEPINEGAIRVNGLDDEEIERRRSLSSVKYPKTFNEDIQSFVEFCQGADHYVAHNIRFDRDFLPFKLKYQFDTMIENIDIVRIMGNRGFKWPKLLECAEYYKVPLEEDKLHNSLYDVEVMAKVFFRMRKHSISKNRILRFVSDNISTEF, from the coding sequence ATGAATAAGAAGATAATATTTTTTGATGTTGAAACTAATGGCTTAAAAGGATCATCAGTATTGTCTATGTCAGCAATGAAAATGAGTTTTAATACAGAAAATTTAGAGATGTATAAGGTAGGAGAATTTAATAGATTCTATTACCGTAATCCTGGAGAACCAATTAACGAGGGTGCTATTAGGGTAAATGGTCTAGATGATGAAGAAATTGAGAGAAGAAGAAGTCTATCAAGCGTAAAATATCCTAAGACATTTAATGAAGACATACAATCATTTGTTGAATTTTGCCAAGGTGCAGATCATTATGTTGCACATAATATACGTTTTGATAGAGATTTTCTACCATTTAAGTTAAAGTATCAATTTGATACTATGATAGAAAATATTGATATAGTAAGAATAATGGGAAATAGAGGATTTAAATGGCCTAAGTTATTAGAATGTGCTGAGTATTACAAAGTTCCATTAGAAGAAGATAAGTTACATAATAGCCTATATGATGTTGAAGTAATGGCAAAGGTATTCTTTAGAATGAGAAAACATAGTATATCAAAAAATAGGATACTTAGGTTTGTTTCAGATAATATTAGTACGGAGTTTTAG
- the lepA gene encoding translation elongation factor 4 yields the protein MKDKRFKRNFSIIAHIDHGKSTLADRLMEKTGAVSKREMKDQLLDSMDLEREKGITIKAQAVTLEYKAKDGNTYELNLIDTPGHVDFIYEVSRSLAACDGAILIVDAAQGIEAQTLANVYLALENDLEILPVVNKIDLPSADVPKVLKEIEDIIGLDTSDAVLTSAKTGQGVDELLEKIVNVLPCPSGKEDGPTKALIFDSHYDDFRGVITNIRMVDGKIHKGDRIKVMSTEKEFEVLEIGVFTPKMKEVDELTVGSVGYIVTGIKSIKDTQVGDTITTVENPARYPLEGYRPAQSMVFAGIYPISTDDYNDLREALEKLQLNDASLTYQPETSLALGFGFRCGFLGLLHMEIVVERLRREFSIDLISTAPSVQYYVTPENGKTVMIDNPAEFPEGRKYIEEPYIKGTIIVPKDFVGNVMELCQEKRGTFKNMNYLDETRVMIEYELPLAEIVIDFYDKLKSRTKGYASFEYELVGYRESDLVKVDILVSGEPIDAFCFIAHQDNAYTRGRAIAERLKDVIPRQQFEIPIQAALGGKIIARETIKALRKNVLAKCYGGDITRKKKLLEKQKEGKKRMKAIGNVEIPQEAFLAVLKLDKD from the coding sequence ATGAAAGATAAAAGATTTAAAAGGAATTTTTCTATAATCGCTCATATTGATCATGGTAAGTCTACATTAGCAGATAGACTTATGGAAAAAACTGGAGCTGTATCTAAAAGAGAAATGAAAGATCAACTTTTAGATAGTATGGATTTAGAAAGAGAAAAAGGAATAACAATAAAAGCACAAGCTGTAACATTAGAGTATAAGGCAAAAGATGGTAATACATATGAATTAAATTTAATTGACACACCAGGCCATGTTGACTTTATATACGAAGTTTCAAGATCATTAGCTGCTTGTGATGGAGCAATATTAATAGTAGATGCTGCACAAGGAATAGAAGCACAGACTCTTGCTAATGTATATCTAGCATTAGAAAATGACTTAGAAATATTACCAGTGGTTAATAAGATAGACTTGCCGTCAGCAGACGTACCTAAGGTCTTAAAAGAAATAGAAGATATTATCGGACTTGACACAAGTGATGCTGTTTTAACTTCAGCTAAGACTGGTCAAGGAGTGGATGAACTATTAGAAAAAATTGTAAATGTCTTACCTTGTCCAAGTGGTAAAGAAGATGGTCCTACAAAGGCACTAATATTTGATTCACACTATGATGATTTTAGAGGGGTAATAACTAATATTAGAATGGTTGATGGTAAAATACATAAAGGTGATAGAATAAAGGTAATGTCAACTGAAAAAGAATTTGAAGTATTAGAAATTGGTGTATTTACTCCAAAGATGAAAGAAGTTGATGAATTAACTGTAGGTTCAGTTGGGTATATAGTAACAGGGATAAAATCAATAAAGGATACTCAAGTAGGAGATACCATAACAACAGTAGAAAATCCAGCAAGATATCCTCTAGAAGGATATAGACCTGCACAAAGTATGGTGTTTGCTGGTATTTATCCAATATCAACAGATGATTACAATGACTTAAGAGAAGCATTAGAAAAATTACAACTAAACGATGCATCACTAACATATCAACCAGAAACTTCCCTTGCCTTAGGCTTTGGATTTAGATGTGGTTTTCTAGGACTTTTACATATGGAAATTGTTGTTGAAAGATTGAGAAGAGAATTTTCTATAGACTTAATTTCAACAGCACCATCAGTACAATACTATGTAACACCTGAAAATGGTAAAACAGTAATGATAGATAACCCTGCAGAATTTCCTGAAGGTAGAAAATATATAGAAGAACCGTATATAAAGGGGACAATAATAGTACCTAAGGACTTTGTTGGTAATGTTATGGAATTATGCCAAGAAAAACGTGGAACATTTAAAAATATGAACTATTTAGATGAAACACGTGTTATGATAGAATATGAATTACCATTAGCAGAAATAGTAATAGACTTTTACGATAAATTAAAATCAAGAACTAAAGGATATGCATCATTTGAATATGAGCTAGTAGGTTATAGGGAATCTGACCTTGTTAAAGTAGATATATTAGTTTCAGGTGAACCAATAGATGCCTTTTGTTTCATTGCTCACCAAGATAATGCATATACAAGAGGGCGTGCTATTGCTGAGAGATTAAAGGATGTAATACCTAGACAACAATTTGAAATACCAATACAAGCAGCACTAGGTGGTAAAATTATTGCAAGAGAAACAATAAAGGCCTTAAGAAAAAATGTATTAGCTAAGTGCTATGGTGGAGATATTACTAGAAAGAAAAAACTTCTTGAAAAACAAAAAGAAGGTAAGAAGAGAATGAAAGCTATAGGTAATGTTGAAATACCACAGGAAGCATTTTTAGCAGTTTTAAAACTGGATAAAGATTAA
- a CDS encoding LemA family protein, protein MLIALLIIIILLLLYVLYLKNRFVTLDNLNKEAWSNVKIYLQKRLDLIPNLVNTVKGYAKHEKDTLDAVISARSKLLNIDMSNVENISKVLEAENTITKTLRSLMMLNESYPELKADTSFLKLQDELSDIEEQILATRKYYNATCRTLNIFVQSFPNALFFNILKFRNAKLFETDDKVNEVPKVEF, encoded by the coding sequence ATGCTTATAGCTTTATTGATAATAATCATATTATTATTACTATATGTACTATATCTAAAAAATCGTTTTGTTACATTAGATAATTTAAATAAAGAAGCTTGGAGTAATGTTAAAATATATCTACAAAAAAGATTAGATTTAATTCCTAATCTTGTTAATACAGTTAAGGGTTATGCAAAGCATGAAAAAGATACACTTGATGCTGTAATATCTGCTAGATCAAAATTACTTAATATTGATATGTCTAATGTAGAAAACATTTCTAAGGTATTAGAAGCTGAAAACACTATTACTAAGACACTTAGAAGTCTTATGATGCTAAATGAATCATATCCTGAACTAAAAGCAGATACTTCATTTTTAAAATTACAAGATGAATTAAGTGATATAGAAGAACAAATACTTGCAACTAGAAAATATTATAACGCAACATGTAGAACACTAAATATATTTGTTCAATCATTCCCAAATGCACTTTTCTTTAATATTTTGAAATTTAGAAATGCAAAACTATTTGAAACAGATGATAAGGTAAATGAAGTGCCTAAAGTTGAATTTTAA
- a CDS encoding murein hydrolase activator EnvC family protein, which yields MKITGKCSVLLLSLALSIPYMTFSDARIDKNKRRIAQINRQVTQNRNLIIKNNRQIVVTKRTQASLQSEINDLNFQINKLQKEYNVLEQRYIELLKAIGANEKDIKASISKIQSSNAEIKVNKDEYNTKIRNYDLIRRARNINQNSGLVGARRDKLRHDAHAILDLQINKIKGIETYKKGVEQDKIKVEGIKQKNQSEATKVMSARNDLENKKKELNTAVARKNKAVAELRDLQNKLRKENITIEKNNSKLASERNRLEAQINAIIRQNAIRQQQLERQRQLALRRKQQQGSAKHENINVSQEPINVVKGTGSLIYPIRGRVVVGFGTEKVQGLKSKGIEILGTLGQSVSAADTGTVIYSGSLGGLGRVVIISHGSLITVYGNLASIRVSRNEAVRKGQSIGTLGRDSETKKPTLYFEVRHGVNIVNPMSYL from the coding sequence ATGAAAATAACTGGGAAGTGTAGTGTATTACTTCTTTCATTAGCACTCTCTATACCATATATGACATTTTCAGATGCTCGTATTGATAAGAATAAAAGAAGAATAGCACAAATAAATAGACAAGTTACACAAAACAGAAATCTTATTATAAAAAACAATAGACAAATTGTTGTTACTAAAAGAACACAAGCAAGTTTACAATCAGAAATCAATGACTTGAATTTTCAAATTAACAAGCTACAAAAAGAATATAATGTTCTAGAACAAAGATATATAGAACTATTAAAAGCAATTGGAGCTAATGAAAAAGATATTAAAGCATCAATTTCTAAAATTCAAAGTAGTAATGCTGAAATAAAAGTTAATAAAGATGAATATAACACAAAGATAAGAAATTATGATTTAATTAGAAGAGCAAGAAATATTAATCAAAATAGTGGTTTAGTTGGTGCAAGACGTGATAAATTAAGACACGATGCACATGCTATACTAGACCTACAAATCAATAAAATAAAGGGCATAGAGACATATAAAAAAGGTGTAGAACAAGATAAGATTAAGGTTGAAGGAATAAAACAAAAGAATCAATCTGAAGCTACTAAAGTTATGAGTGCTAGAAATGATTTAGAAAATAAGAAGAAAGAACTTAATACTGCTGTTGCAAGAAAGAATAAAGCAGTAGCTGAATTAAGAGACTTACAAAATAAATTAAGAAAAGAAAATATTACTATTGAAAAAAATAATAGTAAATTAGCTTCTGAAAGAAATAGATTAGAAGCACAAATTAATGCAATTATACGACAAAATGCAATAAGACAACAACAACTTGAAAGACAAAGACAATTAGCATTACGTCGTAAACAACAACAAGGTTCTGCTAAACATGAAAATATAAATGTTTCACAAGAACCAATAAATGTTGTAAAAGGAACTGGATCATTAATTTATCCTATTAGAGGTAGGGTAGTTGTAGGATTTGGTACTGAAAAAGTTCAAGGATTAAAGAGTAAAGGTATAGAAATATTAGGTACATTAGGTCAATCTGTATCTGCTGCTGATACTGGAACTGTAATATATTCAGGAAGTCTTGGAGGATTAGGAAGAGTTGTAATAATAAGCCACGGTTCACTAATTACAGTTTATGGTAATTTAGCATCTATAAGGGTATCAAGAAATGAAGCTGTTCGTAAAGGACAAAGTATAGGAACTTTAGGAAGAGATTCTGAAACTAAGAAACCAACACTTTACTTTGAAGTTAGACATGGTGTTAACATTGTAAATCCTATGAGTTATCTATAA
- a CDS encoding cell division protein FtsX — translation MQDNKKYTKKLTDKGTFLSAIITLTIVFIVIEFISFGLLNLQEYSSTQVSTNQVIVYLNDLDENTKNELSKKLVELPGVSSVRYESKEIALKAAVKELGVAVNEEENPLSDAFFVYINKSVKLDQLKSSLLNMPEISAIDFRTKALEQSLNFAKGIDSLTIKASSVCIVVGLFMIYNIVGLSIKSRKKEIHELLEDGVKPRKLKKKFFFESITTIFVSTILSFGIYQGIRQLLVNNIKQILPGYSATTSIIDEVIVAAILFVVAVIISLFISFFAMNRYFKISSLEKIIDKEEVEEKNEIEEIKNSENVDEKEEIESEDEDEMIGEDENENNWEV, via the coding sequence ATGCAAGATAATAAGAAATATACAAAAAAATTAACAGATAAAGGTACTTTTTTATCTGCTATTATAACACTTACAATTGTATTTATTGTTATTGAGTTCATATCTTTTGGATTATTAAATCTACAAGAATATAGCTCTACACAAGTAAGTACAAATCAAGTAATAGTTTATTTAAATGATTTAGATGAAAATACTAAAAATGAGCTTTCTAAAAAATTAGTAGAATTGCCAGGTGTTTCATCAGTAAGATATGAATCTAAAGAAATAGCATTAAAAGCAGCTGTAAAGGAATTAGGGGTTGCAGTTAATGAGGAAGAAAATCCATTAAGTGATGCTTTCTTTGTATATATTAATAAGTCAGTTAAGTTAGACCAATTAAAATCTAGCCTATTAAATATGCCTGAAATATCAGCAATTGACTTTAGAACAAAAGCATTGGAACAATCACTTAATTTTGCAAAAGGTATAGATTCATTGACAATTAAGGCTTCTAGTGTATGTATAGTAGTTGGACTATTTATGATATACAACATTGTAGGTCTTTCAATAAAAAGTAGAAAAAAAGAAATACATGAATTACTAGAAGATGGTGTAAAACCAAGAAAATTAAAAAAGAAATTTTTCTTTGAAAGTATTACAACAATATTTGTATCAACAATATTAAGTTTTGGAATATATCAAGGTATAAGACAATTGTTGGTTAATAATATTAAGCAAATATTGCCAGGATATTCAGCAACAACTTCAATTATTGATGAAGTAATTGTTGCAGCAATACTATTCGTAGTTGCAGTAATAATATCACTATTTATTTCATTCTTTGCAATGAATAGATATTTCAAGATATCTTCACTAGAAAAGATTATTGATAAAGAAGAAGTAGAAGAAAAAAATGAAATAGAAGAAATAAAGAATAGTGAAAATGTTGATGAAAAAGAAGAAATCGAATCTGAAGATGAAGATGAAATGATAGGAGAAGACGAAAATGAAAATAACTGGGAAGTGTAG
- a CDS encoding transketolase family protein — translation MEKKATRLAYGEALVKLGKINKDVVVLDADLTKSTMTTFFQKEFPNRHLNMGIAEANMMATAAGIATTGKIPFASTFAVFAAGRAFDQIRNSIAYPHLNVKICPTHAGVSLGEDGGSHQSIEDIALMRVLPGMVVLSPADAVETEKMIFAVAEYKGPVYVRLGRLPVPIIFDEDYKFEIGKAVTLTQGNDVALIATGLLVYEALEAAKTLKEKGINARVINMSTIKPLDNETVLKAAKECKFIVTSEEHSIIGGLGGAVAEYLSEVHPTKVIRHGVNDVFGQSGEGNEMLDKYKLRAKDIVEIVLKNM, via the coding sequence ATGGAAAAAAAGGCAACTAGATTAGCGTATGGTGAAGCGTTAGTAAAATTAGGTAAGATTAATAAAGATGTGGTAGTATTAGATGCAGATTTAACAAAATCAACTATGACAACTTTTTTCCAAAAAGAATTTCCTAATAGACATTTGAATATGGGAATTGCAGAAGCAAATATGATGGCAACTGCTGCAGGAATAGCAACAACAGGTAAGATACCATTTGCATCAACATTTGCAGTATTTGCAGCTGGAAGAGCATTTGATCAAATAAGAAATAGTATAGCGTATCCACACTTAAACGTAAAGATATGTCCTACACACGCAGGAGTATCACTAGGTGAAGATGGTGGATCACACCAATCAATAGAAGATATAGCACTAATGAGAGTATTACCAGGTATGGTAGTATTATCACCAGCAGATGCAGTAGAAACTGAAAAGATGATATTTGCAGTTGCTGAGTATAAAGGTCCAGTATATGTAAGATTAGGAAGATTACCAGTTCCGATAATATTTGATGAAGACTATAAGTTTGAAATAGGTAAGGCTGTAACACTAACACAAGGTAATGATGTAGCATTAATAGCAACAGGGCTTTTAGTTTATGAAGCATTAGAAGCAGCAAAGACATTAAAAGAAAAAGGTATAAATGCTAGAGTAATAAATATGTCTACAATAAAGCCATTAGATAATGAAACTGTATTAAAGGCTGCAAAAGAATGTAAGTTCATCGTAACTTCTGAAGAACATTCAATAATAGGTGGACTAGGTGGTGCAGTAGCAGAATACCTATCTGAAGTACATCCAACTAAGGTAATTAGACATGGTGTAAATGATGTATTTGGACAAAGTGGTGAAGGTAACGAAATGTTAGATAAGTATAAGTTAAGAGCAAAGGATATAGTAGAAATTGTTCTTAAAAATATGTAA